The window GGATAATCGGTATAGCCTTCGGCGCCGCCGCCGTAGAAGGTTTCCGGCTTGGGGTCGTTAAGCGCGGCATGCTGCTGCAGGCGCTCCACCAGATCCGGGTTGGCGATATAGCTGCGGCCAAAGGCCACCGCATCGATAAAGCCTTTATTGATCAGATCTTCGGCCTTCTCGGCGGTGTAGGCGCCGGCGCCGACGATCACCCCTTTATAGTGGGCGCGCACCGAATCGCGGAAGGCGTCGGAGTAAGGCTTGCCGCCGGCCCAGTCCGGTTCGGAGATGTGCAGGTAGGCCAGATTGCGCTTGTTCAGCTCTTCCACCAGGTACAGCGCGGCTTCTTCCTGATCTTCGCCGTTGTCCAGGCCGTTGAACGGGCCCAGCGGCGAAATGCGGATGCCGATGTGCTCGGAGCCCCATTCGGCGACGGCGGCGTCGACCACTTCCAGCGTCAGGCGGGTGCGGTTTTCGATGCTGCCGCCGTATTGATCGGTGCGCTGGTTGGAGGCCGGCGACATGAACTGGTGCAGCAGATAACCGTGCGCGGCGTGCAGCTCGATGTAATCGAAGCCGGCCTCGCGCGCGTTGGCGGTGGCCTGGCGGAAATCGTTGACGATGCCCGGGATCTCGTTGAGCTCCAGCGCGCGCGGGGTAGAGGTTGGCACCCGCACCCAGGCGCCGGTTTCGTCACGCACCGTAGTGCGGCTGTCGGCATTGATCGCGGATGGCGCTACCGGCGCCTGATGGCCCGGCTGCAGGCTATCGTGGGAGATACGGCCCACGTGCCACAGCTGCACGGCGATGTGGCCGTTTTTGTCATGCACCGCCTGGGTGATTTTTTTCCACGCGGCGATCTGCTCTGGCGTGTGCAGCCCCGGAGCGCCGGCGTAGCCCTTCGCCTGGAAAGAAATCTGGGTGGCTTCGGTCACGATTAACCCGGCGCTGGCGCGTTGAGCATAATACTCACCCATCAGCGGCGTCGGGATATCGCCAGGTTCGATGCTGCGCAGGCGCGTCAATGGCGCCATAAACACGCGGTTGGGCAGGGTGGTGGCGCCAACCTTCAGCGGGGAGAACAATTTTTCAATCTTCATGATGCATCCTATGTTTAATAGACCGGTCGACTAGTAACTGACTGACAAAAACTCAAAACCGTCATGTCGCGTAAGTTCAGGGTGTTACGCTCACTGCTGCGGCGGGCGCAACAGCAACTCAATGCTTTCCAGCGCGCTGGTCAACGGCGCCAGCGAACGGCGGATTTTGGCGCGCAGCGAAGCGCCGAGCCACAGCGAATACAGCGTTTCCGCCGTGGCCGCAGAGCTCATGGCAATCGACAGCGACCCTTCACGGATGCCGCGTTCGATGGCCGCCTGCAGGTGGCCGACCACCCGTGAAGTGCCGGTTTCCAACGCATGGCGCATCGGTTCCGACAGGTCGCTCACTTCGGCGGACAGCTTCACCGCCAGACAGGCGTTATGGCATTCGCTGCGGCAGTGGTAGCTGATCGCCTGGGCGTAATAGCTCAGCAATTGGTGGCGCGCATCGCTGTGGCCATCGTTAAACAGCTTTTGCATTTCGGCGTCGTAGTGCGCGAAATAGCGCTGCAGCATCGCTTCGCCGAAGGCTTCCTTCGAGCGAAAATAGTGGTAGAACGAGCCTTTAGGCACGCCCGCGGTGGCCAGCAGTTCGCTCAGCCCCATGCCGGTAAAGCCCAGGCGCAGGCTGAGGGTTTCGCCGGTAGCGAGCAGGTGTTCACGTGTGTCCACGGGGCAATGCGTTGATTTAGTCATAATGGCGATGAGCATAATAGACCGATTGGTCTAGGTCAAGAAGAATAAAAAACCGGCGTCGGAACGCCGGTGGTCTGTAGGGTATTTTGCCCCAGCGGGGCGTGGAAGTTAAGCCCTTATGCGCCGCTGCGGCAGCGCTGCAGGATATCCAGCTGCGGCTGATACTCGCGGGTTTGCACGTTCAGCATGCCCAGCAGGGTGTGGAACAGGTCGTCCTGCGAAACTTCGTCCTTTTCCGCCAGCGCAGTCAGGCATTGGCGATCGATGCCGAAATTGCGCTGGTAGTCGGCCGACATCCACATCAGGAAAGGCACGTGGGTCTGCTGGCTCGGGGCGAACACGTAAGGGGTGCCGTGCAGATACATGCCGTTTTCGCCCAGCGATTCGCCGTGATCGGAGAGGTAAACCAGCGCGGTGTTGAATTTGTCGCTGTACTGCTGCAGCAGCTTGATGGTGTCGTCCAGCATCGCATCGGTATACAGCAGCGAGTTGTCATAGGTATTCACCAGCTGCTCGTGGGTGCAATCCTGGATCTGATTGCTGTCGCAGGTGGGCGAAAACTTCTGGAATTCCGGCGTGCTGCGGCGGTAATAGGCCGGCCCGTGGCTGCCCATCTGGTGCAGTACGATCACGCCGTCGTCCTTCAGGCCGCCGATGTAGTCGTTCAGTTTGTACAGCAATACCTTGTCCATGCAGACATCGCCGTCGCAGTCCTGCGGCAGTTTCATCTTGGTCATGTCCACATGCGGCACGCGGTCGCAGGCGCCTTTGCAGCCGCCGTCGTTTTCGCGCCACAGCACGTTGACGCCCGCATGCGCCAGCACGTCGAGCATCCCTTCCTGGTGGGTCGCCAACGTGGCGTCGTAATCTTTGCGCGGCATATTGGAGAACATGCAGGGCACTGAAATCGCCGTTTCGGTACCGCAGGAGCTGGCGTTTTTGAAATACACCACGTTGTCTTGTTTCAGACGCGGATTGGTTTCTCGCGCATAGCCGCCCAGCGAGAAGTTCTCGGCGCGGGCGGTTTCGCCCACCACCAGGATCACCAGCGTTTTCTTTTGCTGCCCGGCGATCAGCGGGCCTTTATGCGCATCTTCACCGATTTTCACCAGCGGCAGGTTGTGGGTGAAATAGCGTTGCTGAGTAAATTTGATGGTGCCGGACACAAAGTTGGACGGCGTCAGCATTTTCACCACGCTTTTATTGTTGCGGATCAGCGAAGCGTAATCTTTGTAGAACAGCGCGGCGATAATCAGGATCACCACCAGCGACAGCATCACGTTGGCGGCGCGCAGCCCGAGCATGTACCACCAGGGGCGAGTTTTGCGGATGTGGGTGAAGCAGACCGCCACCGCCGGCAGGATGCCGAGCAGCGCCAGCCACAGCCCCATGCGCGGCGTCAGCAGCGCGGTCGCTTCCTGCGGGTTGGTTTCGAAGGCGTTTTGCATCATGTTGCCGTCGATCACCACGCCGTAGCTGTACATGAAGTAGTTGGCCGCCGCGCTGCCGAGCAGGAAGAAAATCATCAGCGGTTTGCGCAGGAAGGGCACGGTCAGCACGCTGAAGATGATGTTTAGCGCGCAGAAAATCACCACCGGCATGGTGGCGGCGAAAATCATGCTGTGAAGGTCATCGAAGCGGATATATGACCAGGCCTGGTGCAGGAATAACGCGTTCTGGAACAGGGTGAAAAACAGGGCGCTGGCGAGGATAAAACCGAGGCTGTTGCACTCTAAGCGTTGACGTAACCACATTGCCAAATCTAGATCCTGATAGTAGGTAATGCGTCGAAATATACAGGATGAAACTTAAGAAAACCTTAGAGAATCAGATTACTGGCGGGGCGCTTTATGGGGAGGCCAGGCCGGAGCCTGGCCGTATCCTTAATAGGCGGCGGTGAACTGCGCGCGGATAAACTGCGGTTTTTCGATTTCGTCGACAATCGCCACCGCCAGATCCTCCACCGAAATGCTGGCCGGCGCCTGGCCGTTCATCAGCAATTGGGTGGTGCCAAGGCGGAACTGGCCGGTGCGTTTGCCCGGTTCCAGCAGCGCAGCGGGGGACAGATAGGTCCAGTCCAGCGTAGATTCATCGCGCAGCTGGTTGCGTAAATCTCGCACCGCCTGTGCGCCCGGGCGAATATTTTCCGGGAACTGCGGGGTATCTACCAGCTCAACGCCGGGGGCCACTTCCAGGCTGCCTGCGCCGCCGACCACCAACAGGCGCTTCACGCCGGCCTGCGCTATCGCGCTGAGGATCTGCTGCGCGCCGCGGCGGGTTTTTTCATACAGATCGTCTTCGCTCCAGCCCGGATTATAGGCGCTGATTACTGCGTCCTGGCCGCTCAGCTGTTTCGCCAGCCAGGCGGTGTCGGCGATGTCGCCCAGCGCGACGGTCAGATTGGCGTTCTCCGGCAGGTCTTTCTTCTGACGGGCGATCGCCGTCACTTGCAAACCGCGGGACAGCGCTTCATCCACCACGCGGCGGCCTACAAAACCCGTTGCTCCAATAATGGCTACTTTCATCTGTTTGCTCCTGTCGGAAATGCGTTCACTGTCATTGTGCAGGCCGCTTGGCCTGCTGCTGAGTTCTACTCTAGTCCTTAACAATAGACTTGATTAGTGCCATATTCATGCTTTCTTGATTAAGTAAAACTTCATAATCGTGGATAAACTCAATCGAATGGCCGTGTTCGCCACCGTGGTGGCGGAGGGATCGCTGGCCGGCGCGGCCCGGCGGCTGGGCATGACGCCGTCGGCGGTCAGCCAGCATATGCGTTCGCTGGAGAAAGCGCTCGGCGTGCCGTTGCTGCACCGTTCCACCCGCCGGCTGGCGCTGACCGAGGCGGGCGAGGCGTTCTATCCCGGCTGCGAGGCGATGCTGCTGCAGGCGCAGCAGGCCGAGCAGCGGTTGGCGGAGCTGCGGGATACGCTGGTGGGGGAGCTGCGCATCGCCAGCACCGTCGGTATCGGCGGCCGGCCGCTGGCCGAGGCACTGGCGCCGCTGCTGCAGGCGCACCCCAAGCTGAGGCTGCGCGTGCTGGCGGATGATCGCATCGTCGACATGATTGAACAGCGGATAGACATTGCGCTACGGGTCAACCGCCAATTGGCGGACGCCAACATGATAGCCCACCCGCTGGCGGAATGGCCGATAGTGCTGTGCGCCGCGCCGCGTTACCTCAGCCAGCACGGGGTGCCGGAAAAGCCGCAGGACCTGGTGCGGCACAGCTGGATTTCCAGCGGTTACGTCGGCGTGCACCTGAATTTGCATCATCAGTCCGGCGAGCAGGTGAAGTTGCGCCTTGAGGAAGGGCAGATTATCAGCGGCAGCATGAACGTCATACGCGCTTTCACCCAGGCTGGGCTGGGGATCTCTTTCCAGCCGCTGTATGAAATCGGCGACGAACTCAAACGCGGCGAGTTGATCCACCTGATGCCGGAATGGCGCCCTGCGCCGCTGCGGTTGCATGCCCTGACGCTGGAACGGGCGATGCCGGAGAGGAACCGCCAGGCGCTGCGCTATTTGCGCGACTATTTTCGCCGCAAGTGTGAAAAGACACTTGCCAGCGGCGTCGATGACGTCTTCAATTAGCAAGAGAATGCAGGAGGCCCCGTGGCGCAGCAGCTTGAGTTTTTCGACATTCCCAGCCCGTGCCGCGGCATCTGCCAGGCCGACGAGCGCGGTTTTTGCCGTGGCTGCCTGCGCAGCCGCGAGGAGCGCTTCGGCTGGATGCAAATGAGCGACGCGCAAAAACGCGACGTGCTGCGCCTGTGCCGCCAACGCCTGCTGCGCCTGCAGCGGGCCAATAAACAGCCCGATGAGCCTCAGCCGGAGCAACCGTCGCTGTTTTAATCCTTTCCTGATCTGCCGCACGTTAGGGCGGCTTTCCGCTTTCCAGTTGCGCATCCGCTTGTGTATGCTGGCGTCAACTAATGTCATGAGGTTTTCGCAATGGTAGATCGTATTCGACTCGCGCCGCAGGGGCCTGAATTTTCCCGCATGATTTGCGGTTACTGGCGTTTGATGGAGTGGGGCATGACCCCTCAGCAGTTGCTGGGGTTTATTGAGCAGCATCTTGAGCTGGGCGTGACCACCGCCGATCATGCGGACATTTACGGCGGTTATGCCTGCGAACGGGCGTTTGGCGAGGCGCTGCGGCTGAAGCCGGCGCTGCGCCAGTCGCTAGAGCTGGTGTCCAAATGCGGCATCGCCACTACCGCCAAACCGGGCAACCCGATTGGCCATTACATTACCGACCGCGACCATATCGTGCACAGCGCCGAGCAGTCGCTGCAGCATCTGCATACCGACTACCTCGACCTGCTGCTGATCCACCGCCCGGATCCGCTGATGGACGCCGATGAAGTGGCGGAAGCCTTTGCGGCGTTGCACAAGAGCGGCAAGGTGCGCCATTTCGGCGTTTCCAACTTCACCCCGGCGCAGTTCCAGCTGTTGCAGTCGCGTCTGCCGTTTTCGCTGGTGACCAACCAGGTGGAGATTTCGCCGATCCACCAACCGGCGATCCTCGATGGCACTCTCGATCAGTGCCAGCAGTTGCGTATCAAACCGATGGCCTGGTCCTGCCTGGGCGGCGGGCGTCTGTTCAACGACGCCGAATTCCGGCCTTTGCGCGACGAGCTGCAGGCGGTGGCGCAGGAAATCGGCGCCGAGACCATCGAACAGGTGGTGTATGCCTGGGTGATGCGCCTGCCGTCTGCGCCGCTGCCGATTATCGGTTCCGGCAAGATTGAGCGCGTACGTTCGGCGCTGAAAGCGCAGCGTCTGGCGCTGAGCCGCCAGCAGTGGTTCCGTATCCGCAAGGCGGCGCTGGGCTACGACGTGCCTTAATCGGCAAAAATAAAAGCCGGGCAGCGCGGGCCGCCCGGCTTTTTTACGCCCGTCATTTATGCCAGCACGGCCTGGCCTTCGTTAAAGTGATCCAACGCAACGCCAACCAGCGTGACTTTACTGGCGCCGAAGGACAACACCAGATCGTTGTCCTGTTGAGAAATATAGTCGCCGATGTTGCTGCTGGCGCCTTGCGTGCCGATAAACACCAGTTTGTCGGTGGCGCTGAAGTTGTACAGCCGGTCGCTGCCGAACTCGCCGCTGAACAGGAAGGTGTTGTGGCCGCCGGCGCTTTTCAGCGTGTCGTCGCCGCTGCCGCCGACGAAGGTCAGCTTGCCGCCGGCGTGGCCGAGAAGCGTATCGTTGCCGTCCTTGCCGAACAGCCAGGCGTCGCCGGCCCGGGCCTGCAGAGTATCGTTACCCTCAGTGCCGTTGGTGGAGGCGGCATAGGCCTGCAGGCCGGCGTCCGATTTCAACCCGGCGGCGGTGACCTGGTGATCCACCTCTTTACTGAAGATAAGCCAAGAGGTTTCCTTGCTGCGCAACGTGCCGATATCGTCCGCCAGGGTGATGCCCCCCTTGGCGTCGCGCAGATAGAGCGTCTCGCCGTCGTAGGCTACCTGGGTATTTTTCAGCGCCTGCTGGGTATCGAAGACGTTATTGCCCTTGCCGCCGGAAACGATGTTGTAACCGCCGTCGTCGCGGAAAACATCATTGCCGTCGCGGCCTTCGAGATAATCGTTGCCGCTTCCGCCCTTGATCAGATCGTTGCCGTCGCTGCCGATGATAAAGGTCGGTCCGGTGTGGGTTTCGGCATTGCGATTCAGATCTTGCACCCAGGTATTGCCGCGGGTGACGTCGGACAGGTTGGAAACGATGATGGTCGAGTCTTTATCGGTGAGCGAATAAAACTCCGAGTTCAGCACCCGCATCAAACCGTCCTGATAAAAGAACGGCAGGTGAGACAGCCAGGTGGGGATATTCAGGATGGAGAACGGCAGCAGGTTCCAGGCGGCGGAGGCGTAATGGTCGTTGAAGTTGACGATATTGTTGGTGGCTGAATCCTGCGGCGCATCGTGCACCCCCAATGAGGCCGGGGTCAGCGTGGTGCCGTCCAGCGCGCGGAACACCGGGTCATTCTCATAGCCGATGTTGAGCACCTTGCCGCCGGTTTCATACTGGGTCGGCGAAGCGAAGGCCAGGTAGTTGGACTGAGAATAAAAACCGCCCCAGTTATCGTCGCTGAGCGCCGCCATGCTGTTTACCGCCAGGCCGCCCAGGCTATGGCCGCTAACGACAATATCATCCCCGGTCAGGCCGTTTGCCTGGGCGAATTTGGCTACGTCGCCCAGCAGCGTGCCAAAGGCTTTCAGCGTGTAATTGTCGGCGTAACCGGCCGGGCCAAATCCCGCCAGCAGGTCATTAATCACGTCGCCAATGGTATCTGTTATCAGGGATTCGCGCGGGCCGCTGGTGCCGCGGAAGGAGATGCCAATGGAGATGAGATTGCCGCCGCTGTCGTATTTGCCCAGCACTTCGGCCTGGGCGGTGGTGTAGCCCGCCGTTTCGCCATAATAGGTGCCGCGCGCGTCGGTCTTGCCCGCGTAGCCCAACTGGTCGGCGCCGATCACCGACCAGCCGGCGTTATTTACCGCTTCGGTCGCCGCCTGTTCAGAGTCGGGATTCCAGGGGATACCGGGCAGGCCGCCCTGTGACTGGGTGCTGCCGATCAGCGCGGTCAGCAGCGTCAGCGGCAACCCCAGGCCGAACCCGGTCTGGTGGTAGCCCTGATCGAAGCCGTTATCGATATTGTGATAGGCGTAGGTAGAGATCGCCAGCGCGTCGGAAAACAATGTCTTTGATTCGGACTCATCAAGATCTTTGTAGTTAAAGATGCCCATAACAGTTCCTTATGAGTATGCTGCCTGGCCCCGTTTCTTCATCAAAGGCTTCGGCCGCGGGGTAGAGTACAGGTATGCCGAACCACAGCTGGTCAGAGGACCAACATCGGTCAAATTATTATTAGCGTGAAATATTAATAATGCGAATTAAACGGCAAGATTGGCGCTGCCGGCCGGCAGTGGCGCGCATTCTCCTATACTGAAAGTTCACAACCTTGTTAAGGAGATGGATTGATGAAACGTTATTGGTATGCGGCGCTTGGCCTGATGGCCTGCGGCGCCGCTCAGGCGGCGACGGTCGAGGTGAAAATGAATTTGGTGACCGGGCAGGGCATTGGCCAGGATATCGGCAAGGTCAGCATCAGCGAAACCCCATACGGGCTGCTGTTTACGCCGCAGCTCAAAGCGCTGCCGGCCGGGGTGCACGGTTTTCACGTGCACGAGAAAGGCAGCTGCGAGCCGGGCATGAAGGACGGTAAGGCAGTGGCGGCGCTGGCGGCCGGCGGCCATCTGGATCCGCAAAAAACCGGCAAACACCTCGGGCCTTATGGCGACGGCCATTTGGGCGACTTGCCGGCCATTTACGTCACCGACGACGGCACGGCCACTTATCCGGTATTGGCGCCGCGGCTGAAAAAAATCAGCGAAATCGAAGGCAAGGCGTTGATGGTGCACGCCGGCGGCGATAACAGCGCCGATCATCCGATGCCGCTGGGCGGCGGGGGCGAGCGTTTCGCCTGCGGCGTGATTAAATGATCAACGCGCCGCGGCGGCCTGAGCCGGCTCGGGCGGGGTAATTGCCTGCTGCAGCTGCTGCAGCGAACAATAGAGCCGCCAGATCAAACCGGCCAGGTCGCGCGCCGCCTGCTCCGGGTGGTGCGCCAGCGCGTTGCTCATGCGCTGCAGCTCCTGCAAGGTGGCGTCCAGCGAACTGTGCTGTACGCCTTTCTCGGTCATGATGCCGCGCA is drawn from Serratia entomophila and contains these coding sequences:
- the nemA gene encoding alkene reductase, producing MKIEKLFSPLKVGATTLPNRVFMAPLTRLRSIEPGDIPTPLMGEYYAQRASAGLIVTEATQISFQAKGYAGAPGLHTPEQIAAWKKITQAVHDKNGHIAVQLWHVGRISHDSLQPGHQAPVAPSAINADSRTTVRDETGAWVRVPTSTPRALELNEIPGIVNDFRQATANAREAGFDYIELHAAHGYLLHQFMSPASNQRTDQYGGSIENRTRLTLEVVDAAVAEWGSEHIGIRISPLGPFNGLDNGEDQEEAALYLVEELNKRNLAYLHISEPDWAGGKPYSDAFRDSVRAHYKGVIVGAGAYTAEKAEDLINKGFIDAVAFGRSYIANPDLVERLQQHAALNDPKPETFYGGGAEGYTDYPFLTN
- a CDS encoding TetR/AcrR family transcriptional regulator codes for the protein MTKSTHCPVDTREHLLATGETLSLRLGFTGMGLSELLATAGVPKGSFYHYFRSKEAFGEAMLQRYFAHYDAEMQKLFNDGHSDARHQLLSYYAQAISYHCRSECHNACLAVKLSAEVSDLSEPMRHALETGTSRVVGHLQAAIERGIREGSLSIAMSSAATAETLYSLWLGASLRAKIRRSLAPLTSALESIELLLRPPQQ
- the eptA gene encoding phosphoethanolamine transferase EptA, translating into MWLRQRLECNSLGFILASALFFTLFQNALFLHQAWSYIRFDDLHSMIFAATMPVVIFCALNIIFSVLTVPFLRKPLMIFFLLGSAAANYFMYSYGVVIDGNMMQNAFETNPQEATALLTPRMGLWLALLGILPAVAVCFTHIRKTRPWWYMLGLRAANVMLSLVVILIIAALFYKDYASLIRNNKSVVKMLTPSNFVSGTIKFTQQRYFTHNLPLVKIGEDAHKGPLIAGQQKKTLVILVVGETARAENFSLGGYARETNPRLKQDNVVYFKNASSCGTETAISVPCMFSNMPRKDYDATLATHQEGMLDVLAHAGVNVLWRENDGGCKGACDRVPHVDMTKMKLPQDCDGDVCMDKVLLYKLNDYIGGLKDDGVIVLHQMGSHGPAYYRRSTPEFQKFSPTCDSNQIQDCTHEQLVNTYDNSLLYTDAMLDDTIKLLQQYSDKFNTALVYLSDHGESLGENGMYLHGTPYVFAPSQQTHVPFLMWMSADYQRNFGIDRQCLTALAEKDEVSQDDLFHTLLGMLNVQTREYQPQLDILQRCRSGA
- a CDS encoding NAD(P)-dependent oxidoreductase; this translates as MKVAIIGATGFVGRRVVDEALSRGLQVTAIARQKKDLPENANLTVALGDIADTAWLAKQLSGQDAVISAYNPGWSEDDLYEKTRRGAQQILSAIAQAGVKRLLVVGGAGSLEVAPGVELVDTPQFPENIRPGAQAVRDLRNQLRDESTLDWTYLSPAALLEPGKRTGQFRLGTTQLLMNGQAPASISVEDLAVAIVDEIEKPQFIRAQFTAAY
- a CDS encoding LysR substrate-binding domain-containing protein; translated protein: MDKLNRMAVFATVVAEGSLAGAARRLGMTPSAVSQHMRSLEKALGVPLLHRSTRRLALTEAGEAFYPGCEAMLLQAQQAEQRLAELRDTLVGELRIASTVGIGGRPLAEALAPLLQAHPKLRLRVLADDRIVDMIEQRIDIALRVNRQLADANMIAHPLAEWPIVLCAAPRYLSQHGVPEKPQDLVRHSWISSGYVGVHLNLHHQSGEQVKLRLEEGQIISGSMNVIRAFTQAGLGISFQPLYEIGDELKRGELIHLMPEWRPAPLRLHALTLERAMPERNRQALRYLRDYFRRKCEKTLASGVDDVFN
- a CDS encoding DUF1289 domain-containing protein, whose protein sequence is MAQQLEFFDIPSPCRGICQADERGFCRGCLRSREERFGWMQMSDAQKRDVLRLCRQRLLRLQRANKQPDEPQPEQPSLF
- a CDS encoding aldo/keto reductase, producing MVDRIRLAPQGPEFSRMICGYWRLMEWGMTPQQLLGFIEQHLELGVTTADHADIYGGYACERAFGEALRLKPALRQSLELVSKCGIATTAKPGNPIGHYITDRDHIVHSAEQSLQHLHTDYLDLLLIHRPDPLMDADEVAEAFAALHKSGKVRHFGVSNFTPAQFQLLQSRLPFSLVTNQVEISPIHQPAILDGTLDQCQQLRIKPMAWSCLGGGRLFNDAEFRPLRDELQAVAQEIGAETIEQVVYAWVMRLPSAPLPIIGSGKIERVRSALKAQRLALSRQQWFRIRKAALGYDVP
- a CDS encoding polyurethane esterase, with protein sequence MGIFNYKDLDESESKTLFSDALAISTYAYHNIDNGFDQGYHQTGFGLGLPLTLLTALIGSTQSQGGLPGIPWNPDSEQAATEAVNNAGWSVIGADQLGYAGKTDARGTYYGETAGYTTAQAEVLGKYDSGGNLISIGISFRGTSGPRESLITDTIGDVINDLLAGFGPAGYADNYTLKAFGTLLGDVAKFAQANGLTGDDIVVSGHSLGGLAVNSMAALSDDNWGGFYSQSNYLAFASPTQYETGGKVLNIGYENDPVFRALDGTTLTPASLGVHDAPQDSATNNIVNFNDHYASAAWNLLPFSILNIPTWLSHLPFFYQDGLMRVLNSEFYSLTDKDSTIIVSNLSDVTRGNTWVQDLNRNAETHTGPTFIIGSDGNDLIKGGSGNDYLEGRDGNDVFRDDGGYNIVSGGKGNNVFDTQQALKNTQVAYDGETLYLRDAKGGITLADDIGTLRSKETSWLIFSKEVDHQVTAAGLKSDAGLQAYAASTNGTEGNDTLQARAGDAWLFGKDGNDTLLGHAGGKLTFVGGSGDDTLKSAGGHNTFLFSGEFGSDRLYNFSATDKLVFIGTQGASSNIGDYISQQDNDLVLSFGASKVTLVGVALDHFNEGQAVLA
- the sodC gene encoding superoxide dismutase [Cu-Zn] SodC is translated as MKRYWYAALGLMACGAAQAATVEVKMNLVTGQGIGQDIGKVSISETPYGLLFTPQLKALPAGVHGFHVHEKGSCEPGMKDGKAVAALAAGGHLDPQKTGKHLGPYGDGHLGDLPAIYVTDDGTATYPVLAPRLKKISEIEGKALMVHAGGDNSADHPMPLGGGGERFACGVIK